A genomic window from Candidatus Glassbacteria bacterium includes:
- a CDS encoding efflux RND transporter periplasmic adaptor subunit produces the protein MQHLKPVKTLILLAAVAAMIGGCSGGDERSRRGQFAGGRGGPGGMMGGMRQKAVPVEIMTPYRTELSSYVFGNANVDALREVEVVARVQGLLQKLNVEEGDIVRSGQVLAELDKRELNIAVQEAEARLENTREIYERSRKMLEQELTSQEQVGQAEYNYKTARSQYERASLNLDYASIEASFDGIITQRLIERGDLIRVNTVLFHLADTEKLLIRMFVPEKEMGRIDLGDKARIQTEMFPGKSFAGEVEMISPVVDPATGTVKVTVRVTEGQENLKPGMFCTLYILIESHQDALVISRQALIPETESPEVFVIDQADSSTVVHRRRIVLGITQSDTLEVISGLSDNTRIVLVGHESLNENTEVRIVSADGDSSMIAAPPMEMNPNMDRSARREAWRKRAAEQGFTLPDSGAAPDSARRREMRERWQRRNNSTGTESR, from the coding sequence GGCCGCTGTCGCGGCGATGATCGGCGGGTGTTCGGGGGGGGACGAGCGCTCCCGGCGCGGACAGTTCGCCGGCGGCCGGGGAGGACCCGGCGGGATGATGGGCGGTATGCGCCAGAAAGCCGTACCTGTCGAAATTATGACGCCCTACCGGACCGAGCTTTCCAGTTACGTATTCGGCAATGCGAATGTCGACGCCCTGCGCGAGGTCGAGGTGGTGGCCCGGGTGCAGGGCCTGCTGCAAAAGCTCAACGTGGAAGAGGGCGACATTGTCCGCAGCGGCCAGGTGCTGGCCGAGCTGGACAAACGCGAGCTGAATATCGCCGTGCAGGAGGCCGAGGCCAGGCTTGAGAACACCCGCGAAATATACGAGCGCAGCCGCAAGATGCTCGAACAGGAGCTGACCAGCCAGGAACAGGTCGGCCAGGCCGAGTACAATTACAAAACCGCCCGAAGCCAGTACGAGCGCGCCAGCCTCAACCTGGACTACGCCTCGATCGAGGCGTCGTTCGACGGGATTATTACCCAGCGGCTGATCGAGCGGGGCGACCTGATCCGCGTCAACACCGTGCTGTTTCATCTGGCGGACACCGAAAAGCTGCTGATTCGCATGTTCGTTCCCGAAAAGGAAATGGGCCGGATCGATCTCGGCGACAAGGCGCGGATTCAGACCGAGATGTTCCCCGGTAAAAGTTTTGCCGGCGAGGTGGAAATGATCAGCCCGGTAGTCGATCCGGCCACGGGAACGGTAAAAGTGACTGTCCGGGTTACCGAGGGCCAGGAGAATCTGAAGCCCGGCATGTTCTGCACCCTCTACATCCTGATCGAATCCCATCAGGACGCGCTGGTTATCTCCCGTCAGGCGCTGATCCCCGAAACCGAAAGCCCCGAGGTGTTCGTAATCGACCAGGCCGACTCATCGACAGTCGTCCACCGGCGCAGGATCGTGCTGGGGATCACCCAGAGCGATACCCTGGAGGTTATCAGCGGTCTCAGCGACAATACGAGGATCGTGCTGGTGGGCCACGAGAGCCTGAATGAGAACACCGAGGTGCGGATTGTGAGCGCCGACGGGGACTCGTCGATGATAGCCGCGCCGCCGATGGAGATGAACCCGAATATGGATAGAAGCGCCCGCCGCGAGGCATGGCGCAAGCGTGCCGCCGAACAAGGCTTTACTCTTCCTGATTCAGGCGCGGCTCCTGACAGCGCCCGCC